In Paracoccus aminophilus JCM 7686, a single window of DNA contains:
- a CDS encoding VOC family protein, with protein sequence MSDHGSPCWYELTTPTGRLDATCAFYGKVFGWTVQSAGMEGFDYRLAGDARGMVAGLMALPPEEVPPHWKIYFTVESADQAAAEISAAGGRVLQEPADIPGTGRFAVVSDPAGAVFGLLQPLEMTAEAAAKFQPAFDQKSTGRGNWHELMAPQPEAELSFYAKLFGWEKSRAVEMGEDRGIYQLFSHKGADIGGMMDLGGAPAPHWLAYFGVDGIDSAMSRVSDAGGKILFGPMEVPGGAWVAGCTDPEGAAFAIVGPKG encoded by the coding sequence ATGAGCGATCACGGTAGCCCTTGCTGGTACGAGTTGACCACGCCGACCGGGCGGCTTGATGCCACCTGCGCCTTTTATGGCAAGGTTTTCGGCTGGACGGTGCAAAGCGCCGGGATGGAGGGGTTCGATTATCGGCTGGCGGGCGATGCGCGCGGCATGGTTGCTGGGCTGATGGCCCTGCCGCCCGAGGAGGTGCCGCCGCATTGGAAGATCTATTTCACCGTCGAAAGCGCCGATCAGGCGGCGGCCGAGATCTCGGCTGCGGGCGGGCGCGTGTTGCAAGAGCCTGCCGATATTCCCGGCACCGGGCGTTTCGCGGTGGTCAGCGATCCGGCGGGCGCGGTTTTCGGCCTGTTGCAGCCTTTGGAAATGACGGCAGAGGCGGCGGCGAAGTTCCAACCGGCCTTTGACCAGAAATCCACCGGGCGCGGCAATTGGCACGAGCTGATGGCTCCGCAGCCCGAGGCTGAGTTGTCCTTCTACGCCAAGCTCTTCGGCTGGGAAAAGTCGCGGGCGGTCGAGATGGGCGAGGATCGCGGCATCTATCAGCTCTTCAGCCACAAGGGCGCGGATATCGGCGGCATGATGGATCTCGGGGGCGCGCCCGCCCCGCATTGGCTCGCCTATTTCGGGGTGGACGGCATCGATTCGGCGATGTCGCGGGTCTCGGACGCGGGCGGAAAGATCCTCTTTGGGCCGATGGAGGTCCCCGGCGGCGCCTGGGTTGCGGGCTGCACCGATCCCGAAGGCGCGGCTTTCGCCATTGTCGGTCCCAAGGGCTAA